One stretch of Candidatus Bathyarchaeia archaeon DNA includes these proteins:
- a CDS encoding TIGR00296 family protein, with protein sequence MPFELTDAEGKFLIALARNTAKTFLDTGETLKPPADTPKKLFENCGVFVTINKVQRGGNALRGCIGYPYPTSPLVNAVIDNAIHAATQDPRFEPMHKEELDHVVFEVSVLTPPESVQVDKPEEYVKQIKVGEHGLIMERGFYRGLLLPQVPVEWGWCEEEFLCQCCVKAGLPPDSWLTKGTKVYRFGAIVFEEETPNGEVKRKSLTDA encoded by the coding sequence GTGCCGTTTGAACTGACCGATGCCGAAGGAAAATTCTTAATTGCGCTTGCCCGAAACACCGCGAAGACCTTTCTGGACACAGGTGAAACCCTAAAGCCGCCCGCGGACACGCCTAAGAAACTTTTTGAGAACTGTGGCGTCTTTGTCACCATAAACAAGGTGCAGCGTGGCGGGAACGCCCTGCGTGGCTGCATCGGTTACCCCTACCCCACGAGCCCCCTTGTCAACGCGGTAATTGACAACGCCATACATGCAGCAACACAAGACCCCCGATTTGAACCGATGCACAAAGAGGAGCTTGACCATGTGGTCTTTGAAGTCAGCGTGCTCACGCCGCCTGAGTCTGTGCAGGTGGATAAGCCTGAGGAATATGTGAAGCAAATCAAGGTGGGCGAACACGGGTTAATCATGGAGCGAGGTTTCTATCGGGGGCTGCTGTTGCCGCAGGTGCCTGTGGAGTGGGGTTGGTGCGAAGAAGAATTCCTGTGTCAATGCTGTGTGAAAGCGGGGTTGCCGCCTGACAGTTGGCTAACCAAAGGCACAAAGGTCTACCGTTTTGGCGCTATCGTTTTCGAAGAAGAAACCCCCAACGGAGAAGTCAAACGCAAAAGCCTAACCGACGCCTAA
- a CDS encoding glycosyltransferase — protein sequence MSFMRLLYACSELGLGHAARTATLGKQLEQRGHEVFFFSGARAYQLLKKEFKHVYPVTPVAWYENSSGIIMSASLINILFSLPVYNAETDKYEIKSSIAMEIIHRYYDLRRLIYEIAPDVLIADGDLNALRMAQRWKIPDVYITNLVRPSQGFSSLLSPGERIIERYVKSCKRIIIPDNKPPHTICEYNIGNLGSVGIGDKTEFVGSFFDTKPTKVSEQHIFAPVSGPFGTRARLLNILVPTFERLEAKSIVSLGAMGEERKVVKRGNCEIHSWLSAQERAEAMQNASIVVFSGGHITCFEAVKYTKPTICVPTQPEQLANAAKLQNMQCSIVAKNKTQLAAAVRSIEDNYSKYKTNMQTLNRASNQYSGLTRAVEIIEKVPRH from the coding sequence ATGTCTTTTATGAGACTGTTGTATGCTTGCTCCGAGCTAGGTTTAGGACACGCCGCCCGCACAGCGACGCTGGGTAAACAGCTGGAGCAACGCGGGCATGAGGTTTTCTTTTTTTCAGGCGCAAGAGCATACCAGCTGCTCAAAAAAGAATTCAAACACGTCTATCCCGTCACGCCCGTAGCGTGGTATGAGAACAGCAGCGGCATAATTATGTCGGCATCACTCATCAACATCCTTTTTTCGCTGCCTGTTTACAACGCTGAAACCGACAAATACGAAATCAAATCGTCTATCGCCATGGAAATCATCCACCGCTACTACGACCTGCGCAGGCTCATTTACGAAATCGCCCCCGACGTCCTCATAGCCGACGGCGACCTCAACGCGCTGCGCATGGCGCAACGGTGGAAAATCCCCGACGTTTACATAACCAACCTTGTCAGACCAAGCCAAGGCTTCTCCTCCCTGCTTAGCCCCGGCGAAAGAATAATCGAGCGATATGTCAAAAGCTGCAAACGCATCATAATCCCCGACAATAAACCGCCCCACACCATCTGCGAATACAACATTGGCAACCTCGGAAGTGTCGGAATCGGGGACAAAACCGAATTTGTGGGCAGCTTCTTCGACACCAAACCAACCAAAGTATCGGAGCAACATATCTTTGCCCCTGTAAGCGGACCGTTTGGAACCCGCGCCCGACTTCTAAACATACTGGTTCCCACGTTTGAACGTCTAGAAGCTAAAAGCATCGTCAGCTTAGGCGCCATGGGGGAGGAGAGAAAAGTGGTCAAACGGGGTAACTGTGAAATTCATTCGTGGCTTTCGGCTCAGGAACGCGCCGAAGCAATGCAAAATGCATCCATTGTGGTTTTCAGTGGGGGACACATAACCTGCTTTGAAGCTGTCAAATACACTAAACCCACTATATGCGTTCCTACACAACCGGAACAGTTGGCAAACGCCGCAAAACTACAGAATATGCAGTGTTCAATAGTGGCAAAAAATAAGACGCAACTGGCAGCGGCAGTTCGAAGCATCGAAGACAACTACAGCAAATACAAAACAAACATGCAAACTCTAAACAGGGCTTCGAACCAATACAGCGGTTTAACTCGAGCCGTCGAAATCATCGAAAAAGTCCCGCGCCATTAG
- a CDS encoding transcription initiation factor IIB: MSGNNGLHEKTDVSSSPQKTAVKVQSCPECGSTRLMRDYECAEIVCMDCGFVVAAKIADRGPEWRAFDEDQRSKRTRVGAPLTYTIHDKGLSTTIDWHDRDVYGKSLSPGQKAQVYRLRKWQRRIRVSDATERNLAFALSEITKISNNLNLPKNILETASVIYRKAVKERLIRGRSIQGVTSAALYLACRQCGLPRTLDEIAQASNVNKKEVGRSYRFLIKELNYSIPPLRPGQYITKFSNQLTMQGKVEEIAHKILASAKELKLTSGRGPTGIAAAASYIASVLTGERKTQREIAEIAQVTEVTIRNRYKELVERLMFQISI, translated from the coding sequence ATGAGTGGGAATAATGGGTTGCATGAGAAAACCGATGTGTCCTCGTCGCCACAAAAAACCGCCGTGAAAGTTCAATCCTGCCCCGAATGTGGCAGCACCCGGCTAATGCGCGACTACGAATGCGCCGAAATCGTCTGCATGGACTGCGGCTTTGTGGTCGCCGCCAAAATCGCCGACCGCGGCCCCGAATGGCGCGCATTTGACGAAGACCAACGGTCAAAACGCACAAGGGTTGGTGCCCCTTTAACTTACACCATCCACGACAAAGGTTTATCCACAACCATCGACTGGCATGACCGGGACGTCTACGGCAAAAGCCTCAGCCCTGGCCAGAAGGCGCAAGTTTACCGCCTGCGCAAATGGCAGCGCCGCATCCGCGTTAGCGACGCCACCGAACGCAACCTCGCCTTTGCCCTTTCCGAAATCACAAAGATTTCCAACAACCTCAACTTGCCCAAAAACATCTTGGAAACCGCCTCCGTTATTTACCGCAAAGCCGTCAAGGAACGGCTTATCCGCGGACGCAGTATCCAAGGCGTCACCTCCGCTGCCCTCTACTTGGCGTGTAGGCAGTGTGGGCTTCCTCGAACGCTTGACGAGATTGCCCAAGCCTCCAACGTGAACAAGAAAGAGGTCGGACGCAGCTACCGCTTCTTGATTAAGGAGTTGAATTATTCGATTCCGCCGCTTCGCCCAGGACAATACATAACTAAATTCAGCAACCAACTTACAATGCAGGGCAAAGTGGAGGAAATCGCCCACAAAATCCTCGCCTCAGCCAAAGAACTCAAGCTCACTTCAGGGCGTGGTCCAACAGGCATCGCAGCCGCCGCCAGCTACATCGCCTCCGTCCTCACCGGAGAACGTAAGACGCAGCGGGAAATCGCCGAAATCGCGCAAGTCACCGAAGTCACCATCCGCAACCGCTACAAAGAACTTGTTGAGCGACTCATGTTCCAAATCAGCATCTAA
- the psmB gene encoding archaeal proteasome endopeptidase complex subunit beta, with amino-acid sequence MDGYGIQTPSQSQAQGTTWVPGATTLGLVCKDGVILASEKRVSYGYFIASKGGKKVFKITDKIGAACAGLVSDMQVLVRDVAANANLFSMDVGRAISVRAAAKLMSNILFNRRMAPLITQTIVGGIDDEGPSLWVLDVLGSVLPDDYAVVGSGTEIAMAVIEEGYNKDLTVAEAKPLVARAIKSAISRDAMSGDGIDLLVITKEGVTEETTKF; translated from the coding sequence ATGGACGGATATGGAATTCAAACTCCCTCACAGTCACAAGCCCAAGGCACGACATGGGTGCCTGGAGCCACCACTTTAGGTCTCGTATGCAAAGACGGCGTGATTCTGGCTTCTGAAAAACGCGTCTCCTACGGCTACTTCATCGCCAGCAAAGGCGGCAAAAAAGTCTTCAAAATCACCGATAAAATCGGCGCCGCCTGTGCCGGCTTAGTCAGTGACATGCAGGTCTTAGTCCGTGATGTAGCGGCGAACGCGAACCTGTTTAGCATGGACGTAGGCAGAGCCATCAGCGTGCGCGCCGCTGCTAAACTCATGAGCAACATCCTCTTTAACCGTCGTATGGCACCGCTTATCACGCAGACCATCGTGGGCGGCATTGACGACGAAGGACCCAGCCTGTGGGTGCTGGACGTGTTGGGCTCTGTTTTGCCCGACGACTATGCGGTGGTGGGTTCAGGAACCGAAATCGCTATGGCAGTCATCGAAGAAGGCTACAACAAGGATTTGACGGTTGCCGAAGCCAAACCGTTGGTTGCCCGCGCCATAAAGTCCGCCATCAGCCGAGACGCCATGAGCGGCGACGGCATCGACCTCTTGGTCATCACCAAGGAAGGCGTAACTGAAGAAACCACAAAATTCTAA
- the nadC gene encoding carboxylating nicotinate-nucleotide diphosphorylase gives MFVPRKILEEKLAKLLAEDVGQGDVTSAAILPVETTAEAQVIAKAEGTLAGIEEAAVLAESLGLQVEVNVDDGNQVQKGQVLMSLWGDAATILSVERTLLNLLSRMSGIATATHNLTQKIEKANLKTRITATRKSAPGLLYFDKKAVIVGGGEPHRLHLDDMLLIKDNHLALAGGLQEALKLAKQYASFSKKIEVEVTNAVDAVKAAELGADIVMLDNFTPAQIVEAVAQFKKAGYFGRVLLEASGRISAENLLDYAQTGVNLISLGELTHSVKALDISLEVVSLS, from the coding sequence ATGTTTGTTCCCCGCAAGATTCTGGAAGAGAAACTGGCAAAACTCCTCGCTGAAGACGTCGGTCAAGGCGACGTAACCAGCGCTGCAATCCTCCCCGTTGAAACCACGGCGGAAGCCCAAGTCATAGCCAAAGCCGAAGGCACCCTTGCAGGCATCGAGGAAGCGGCGGTTTTAGCGGAGTCACTGGGGCTGCAGGTCGAAGTGAATGTTGACGACGGAAACCAAGTCCAGAAAGGGCAGGTTTTGATGAGTCTTTGGGGGGACGCAGCCACCATCCTCTCCGTGGAGCGGACACTTCTGAATTTGCTCTCACGCATGAGCGGCATAGCCACAGCCACACACAACCTAACCCAGAAAATCGAGAAAGCAAACTTGAAGACACGCATCACGGCAACCCGCAAATCTGCGCCGGGCTTGCTGTATTTTGATAAGAAAGCGGTCATAGTTGGCGGCGGAGAACCCCACAGGCTTCACTTAGACGACATGCTTCTGATTAAAGACAACCATCTCGCGTTGGCGGGCGGCCTCCAAGAAGCCCTCAAGCTTGCCAAGCAGTATGCGTCGTTTAGCAAGAAAATCGAGGTCGAAGTCACTAACGCCGTAGACGCTGTGAAGGCTGCTGAGTTGGGCGCTGACATTGTGATGCTGGACAACTTTACGCCTGCCCAAATTGTTGAAGCGGTTGCCCAATTCAAGAAGGCGGGCTATTTTGGGCGGGTGCTGCTGGAGGCAAGTGGAAGAATCTCAGCTGAGAACTTGCTGGATTACGCACAGACGGGTGTGAATTTGATTAGTTTGGGAGAGTTGACTCACAGCGTCAAAGCCTTAGACATTAGCTTAGAAGTCGTTTCCCTCTCCTGA